A genome region from Sphingobium sp. WTD-1 includes the following:
- a CDS encoding transglutaminase family protein → MKLLVRHQTVYGYPASAGRVAMRLKLVPVDTPGQKVHDWQVSINGEALTNFRPNSYGEMEAVWVRHDSLNEAVIVAEGLVETRETHGIGGLPQCRVDARYFLRDTALTRASDAIRAMVAALPKGDGPLAQLHALSAAISDAVQYRPGVTGADTTAAQAFALGAGVCQDHAQIFLAGARLLGVPARYVSGYLLASEGDLLHETHGWAEALVPGLGWVGFDPSNRVCVTERYLRLASGLDADEAAPIRGSVTVAGDISIDADVRIAQAEDGVEERQLQRQQQQSTPTPRS, encoded by the coding sequence ATGAAATTGCTCGTCCGTCACCAGACCGTCTATGGCTATCCCGCCTCGGCCGGCCGCGTTGCGATGCGGCTGAAGCTGGTGCCGGTCGATACGCCGGGCCAGAAAGTCCATGACTGGCAGGTCAGCATCAATGGCGAGGCGCTGACCAATTTTCGTCCCAACAGCTATGGCGAGATGGAGGCTGTGTGGGTCCGCCATGATAGCCTGAACGAGGCGGTGATCGTTGCCGAGGGGCTGGTCGAGACGCGCGAGACCCATGGCATTGGCGGCCTGCCGCAATGCCGGGTCGATGCCCGCTATTTCCTGCGCGACACGGCGCTGACCAGGGCATCCGACGCGATCCGCGCCATGGTCGCCGCTCTTCCCAAGGGCGACGGGCCGCTGGCGCAACTCCATGCCCTGTCGGCCGCGATCAGCGATGCCGTCCAGTATCGGCCGGGCGTGACCGGCGCCGACACGACCGCGGCGCAGGCCTTCGCGCTGGGGGCTGGCGTGTGCCAGGATCATGCCCAGATATTCCTGGCTGGTGCGCGCCTGCTGGGCGTCCCGGCCCGCTATGTTTCGGGCTATCTGCTCGCATCCGAGGGCGATCTGCTGCACGAAACCCATGGCTGGGCCGAAGCGCTGGTGCCGGGGCTGGGCTGGGTCGGCTTCGATCCGTCCAACCGCGTCTGCGTCACCGAACGCTATCTGCGCCTGGCCAGTGGCCTTGATGCCGACGAAGCTGCCCCGATACGGGGCTCCGTTACGGTCGCGGGCGATATCAGCATTGACGCCGATGTCCGGATCGCGCAGGCGGAAGACGGAGTCGAGGAACGGCAATTGCAACGCCAGCAACAGCAGAGCACGCCCACGCCTCGCTCCTAG